A region of uncultured Carboxylicivirga sp. DNA encodes the following proteins:
- a CDS encoding GH92 family glycosyl hydrolase: MVKRSIALLLLIINISVFGVKAQDYAPVDFVNTLMGTDSEFKLSAGNTYPAIALPWGMNFWTPQTSRIGDGWVYNYDAYKIRGFKQTHQPSPWINDYGQFSLFPLTGDLKIKGDDRESWFSHKAETAKPHYYKVYLADYDVTTEITPTERAAMFRFTFPENDQSYVLIDAFDHGSYIKLIPEEKKIIGYTTRNSGGVPENFKNYFVVEFDKAFETSDVWSKDQLVPEVKELKDYHVGAAIRFKTAKGEQVHAKVASSFISFEQAELNLKELGNNSFDELKSAGEKVWNEELSRIKVDGGSEQQIRTFYSCLYRVLLFPRKFYEFDKDGKVVHYSPYNGKVLPGYMFTDNGFWDTFRAVFPFFNLMYPSLNEKIQEGLANTYKESGWLPEWASPGHRDCMIGSNSATIVADAWLKGGRGYDIDALWDAVVKNTQSVGPLHSVGRFGAEYYNKLGYVPYNVGVNENVARTLEYAFADYCIYQLGKSLGKPESEIEIYAKRSMNYKNVFDKESKLMRGRNEDGTFQSPFSPFKWGDAFTEGNSWHYTWSVFHDVQGLIDLMGGKEDFVKMLDSVFVVPPVFDDSYYGGVIHEIREMQIMNMGNYAHGNQPIQHMIYLYDFAGQPWKTQYWVRQVMDRLYNPNADGYCGDEDNGQTSAWYVFSSMGFYPVTPAVDEYVLGAPLFKNITVTLENGKTIEIKAPENGKDNVYINKMMMNGKAYDKNYLKYEDLMNGAAIEFEMTKDPNQKRGSKKSAFPYSFSNK; this comes from the coding sequence ATGGTAAAAAGATCAATCGCACTTTTATTACTGATTATTAATATATCCGTATTCGGAGTAAAGGCACAGGATTATGCTCCTGTAGATTTTGTTAACACATTAATGGGTACCGATTCGGAGTTTAAATTATCGGCTGGAAATACTTACCCTGCAATCGCATTGCCTTGGGGAATGAATTTCTGGACTCCACAGACTTCGCGAATAGGAGATGGTTGGGTTTATAACTATGATGCCTATAAGATAAGAGGGTTTAAACAAACCCATCAACCCAGCCCCTGGATTAATGATTATGGGCAGTTTTCACTTTTCCCGTTAACAGGAGATCTGAAAATAAAGGGTGATGACAGGGAGAGTTGGTTTTCGCATAAAGCCGAAACAGCTAAACCTCATTATTATAAGGTTTATCTAGCCGATTATGATGTAACAACTGAGATAACACCCACTGAGCGTGCGGCAATGTTTCGTTTTACATTTCCGGAAAATGATCAGTCTTATGTATTGATTGATGCTTTCGATCACGGATCATATATAAAACTTATTCCTGAAGAGAAAAAGATTATTGGTTACACCACACGCAATAGTGGTGGAGTGCCCGAGAATTTCAAGAACTATTTCGTAGTAGAGTTCGATAAAGCATTTGAAACAAGTGATGTTTGGAGTAAAGATCAGCTGGTTCCGGAAGTTAAGGAATTAAAAGATTATCATGTAGGTGCTGCTATCCGATTCAAAACAGCAAAAGGTGAACAGGTTCATGCCAAAGTTGCTTCTTCGTTTATCAGTTTTGAACAAGCGGAGTTAAACCTGAAAGAGTTGGGTAATAACAGTTTTGATGAGTTGAAATCAGCAGGAGAGAAAGTATGGAATGAGGAATTGTCACGTATCAAGGTAGATGGTGGTAGTGAGCAGCAAATCAGAACCTTTTATTCATGTTTATATAGAGTTTTGTTATTCCCTCGTAAGTTTTACGAGTTTGATAAAGACGGCAAGGTAGTACATTACAGCCCTTATAATGGTAAGGTATTGCCTGGTTATATGTTTACCGATAATGGATTCTGGGATACTTTCCGGGCCGTCTTTCCATTTTTTAATCTGATGTATCCTTCACTCAATGAGAAAATTCAGGAGGGATTGGCGAATACATACAAAGAAAGCGGATGGTTGCCGGAGTGGGCAAGTCCCGGACATCGCGATTGTATGATTGGTTCCAACTCAGCTACTATTGTTGCTGATGCCTGGTTAAAGGGTGGTAGAGGTTATGATATTGATGCCTTATGGGATGCTGTTGTGAAAAATACACAGAGTGTTGGGCCTTTGCATTCAGTTGGTCGATTTGGTGCAGAATATTATAACAAACTGGGGTATGTTCCTTATAATGTGGGCGTAAACGAAAATGTAGCCCGTACACTTGAATATGCTTTTGCCGATTACTGTATTTATCAACTGGGTAAATCATTGGGTAAGCCCGAAAGTGAGATTGAGATATATGCCAAACGCAGTATGAACTATAAAAATGTGTTTGACAAAGAAAGCAAACTGATGCGAGGCCGTAACGAAGATGGAACCTTTCAGTCTCCTTTTAGTCCTTTTAAATGGGGTGATGCATTTACCGAAGGAAATAGCTGGCACTATACCTGGTCTGTTTTTCATGACGTTCAGGGCTTGATTGATCTGATGGGTGGAAAAGAAGACTTTGTTAAAATGTTGGATTCAGTTTTTGTCGTTCCGCCGGTCTTTGATGATTCATATTATGGTGGTGTTATTCATGAGATAAGAGAAATGCAGATTATGAACATGGGTAATTATGCTCATGGTAATCAGCCTATTCAGCACATGATTTACCTGTACGATTTTGCCGGACAACCATGGAAAACTCAATATTGGGTTCGTCAGGTGATGGATCGCTTGTACAACCCTAATGCAGATGGATATTGTGGTGATGAAGATAACGGTCAGACTTCGGCATGGTATGTTTTCAGCTCAATGGGATTTTATCCTGTAACACCAGCTGTGGATGAATATGTTTTGGGTGCTCCATTATTCAAAAATATTACAGTAACACTTGAGAATGGTAAAACAATTGAAATAAAAGCTCCTGAAAACGGAAAAGATAATGTGTACATCAATAAGATGATGATGAATGGTAAGGCGTACGATAAAAACTATTTGAAGTACGAAGATTTGATGAATGGAGCAGCGATTGAATTCGAAATGACAAAAGATCCGAATCAAAAAAGAGGTTCTAAGAAATCAGCATTCCCTTATTCATTTTCAAATAAGTAA
- a CDS encoding family 43 glycosylhydrolase, translating to MKKLYLLFTFIVISFSVMAQGVFTNPLSPNSQADPYVTYYEGFYYYTYTTGDHVEIRKSATLEGITAAQPVAAWKSWEEPAMNGPCWAPELHHINGKWYIYTTGIVPGTDQMRVIVLEGDNPQGTFSYKANLAGGIDATILKHPDGGLYMIWMRHEGTSLTNISIAPMNSPTSLAGEWTQISWPNIDHWYDWEKRDQNCNEGPQIIQRNGKIFLIYSASASWTQWYCLGMFTCSDGNVMNASSWVKSPEPVFQKSDANGVYGVGHASLTISPDGKEDWICYHGMSTPNAGWEGREPRIQRFTWNYDGTPNFGIPVANGVPIAVPANGRFVKLESASNPGYFVRHMSSRGRIDAEISILPDCQFKIVQGLADENSVSIEASNFPGNYLRHRNGEIWMDANDNSTLFKNDATWHLRSGLSDDEGISFESFNFPGRYIIQRNSLLYNEDPNTNLNDATFFDITTSVNGGLNIGNDLFIEAENYSLSNGVVKETCSEGGLNITLNSYKYTRYEVFIPKSGEYQVEVRVASDQNDCVLNMMNESGSQLYCDFTINSTGGLQNYNSVTANVNLQEGLQTFTFITSTGGININWIKLTENPISTGINESELPNTDDELIKLYPNPTDNFVTIETDSPLNITIFDINGQVVKQIHINKTQKVDLSYLSQGIYFVMAENQTKRSTHKLIIN from the coding sequence ATGAAGAAATTATACTTACTATTTACATTCATAGTGATCAGTTTTTCAGTAATGGCACAAGGTGTTTTCACTAATCCCCTTTCACCTAATAGTCAGGCTGATCCGTATGTAACCTATTACGAAGGTTTTTATTACTACACATACACAACCGGTGATCATGTAGAAATCAGAAAATCAGCTACTCTTGAAGGAATTACAGCTGCACAGCCTGTTGCAGCCTGGAAATCATGGGAAGAACCTGCCATGAACGGACCTTGCTGGGCTCCCGAGTTACATCATATTAATGGCAAATGGTACATATACACAACAGGTATTGTTCCCGGGACTGACCAAATGAGGGTAATTGTTCTGGAAGGTGATAATCCACAGGGTACATTTAGCTATAAAGCCAATCTTGCAGGTGGAATAGATGCAACAATATTAAAACATCCTGATGGTGGTTTATATATGATTTGGATGCGCCACGAAGGAACCTCCTTAACAAATATTTCCATTGCTCCAATGAATAGTCCCACTTCATTGGCAGGTGAATGGACTCAAATTTCGTGGCCAAATATTGACCACTGGTATGACTGGGAAAAACGGGATCAGAACTGTAACGAAGGTCCTCAAATAATTCAGCGAAACGGTAAAATATTTCTTATTTATTCGGCTAGTGCCAGCTGGACGCAATGGTATTGTCTGGGTATGTTTACATGCAGCGATGGTAATGTTATGAATGCATCATCATGGGTTAAATCACCTGAACCTGTATTTCAAAAATCCGATGCCAATGGAGTTTATGGTGTAGGGCATGCTTCATTAACTATCTCTCCTGATGGTAAGGAAGACTGGATCTGTTATCACGGCATGAGTACTCCCAATGCAGGCTGGGAAGGTCGCGAACCACGCATTCAACGTTTTACATGGAATTACGATGGCACACCTAATTTTGGCATCCCGGTGGCGAACGGTGTACCTATTGCAGTACCCGCCAATGGCAGGTTTGTAAAGTTAGAATCAGCAAGTAACCCGGGATATTTTGTACGTCATATGAGTTCGAGAGGACGAATTGATGCAGAGATCTCTATCCTCCCTGATTGCCAGTTCAAGATTGTTCAGGGATTGGCTGATGAGAATTCTGTTTCAATTGAAGCATCAAATTTCCCGGGCAATTATCTTCGTCATCGAAATGGTGAAATATGGATGGATGCGAACGATAATTCAACACTTTTTAAAAATGATGCTACCTGGCATCTTCGTTCTGGTCTTTCTGATGATGAAGGAATCAGTTTTGAATCATTCAACTTCCCGGGAAGATATATTATTCAAAGAAATTCGTTGCTCTACAATGAAGATCCTAATACTAACCTTAACGATGCTACCTTCTTTGATATTACAACATCGGTTAATGGTGGATTGAATATCGGCAATGACCTTTTTATAGAAGCAGAAAATTACTCATTATCAAATGGTGTTGTAAAAGAAACATGTAGTGAAGGAGGATTAAACATTACTCTTAATTCATACAAATACACGAGATATGAAGTTTTCATTCCTAAATCTGGTGAATATCAGGTTGAAGTGCGAGTAGCAAGTGATCAAAACGATTGTGTATTAAATATGATGAATGAAAGTGGTTCTCAACTTTATTGTGATTTCACGATTAATTCAACCGGAGGATTGCAAAACTACAACTCTGTTACAGCAAATGTAAATCTGCAAGAAGGGCTTCAAACATTCACCTTTATTACCAGTACAGGAGGTATCAATATCAACTGGATCAAGCTCACTGAGAATCCAATCAGCACTGGAATTAATGAATCTGAATTACCAAACACTGATGATGAATTGATTAAATTATATCCCAATCCAACGGATAATTTCGTTACGATTGAAACCGACAGTCCTTTAAATATTACCATTTTTGATATCAACGGACAAGTTGTAAAACAGATTCATATTAATAAGACTCAAAAGGTTGATCTATCCTACTTAAGCCAAGGAATTTATTTTGTTATGGCTGAAAATCAAACTAAAAGAAGCACACATAAATTAATCATCAATTAA
- a CDS encoding sulfatase-like hydrolase/transferase codes for MRKLLLLIFSIAILYGCTDNKQKSPNIILIFIDDMGWADLSCFGNLDAQTPNIDKLASKGICFDQFYVNSPICSPSRVAISTGTYPQRWNITSFLAESNYNKQRGLANWLDPSAPMLARSLKNAGYTTGHFGKWHMGGQRDVADAPTIDQYGFDQSLTNFEGMGAKLLPLTKDETGTVGKIWQDAERLGTPFTWMQRSEITSGFINSAIAFMDDAFKNDKPFYVNIWPDDVHSPYWPPYEEYGVAKEAGKRGLYLAVLEAMDKQFGQLFDYIQSNDELKNNTLILLCSDNGPELGAGQAGNLKGYKTHLYEGGIRSSLIAWGPSFISKEAEGTRNQSSCFSAIDITPSLLEFADVANTKQNYDGESMIQTILGKSNQSRQAPIFYSRPPDRKNYYNFENLPDLAMRDGDWKLLCDYDGSRPELYNIVNDPSESTNLAVDNPEKVEQMAQMVVSWYRSMPVLNDTIK; via the coding sequence ATGAGAAAGCTACTCTTATTGATCTTTTCAATTGCCATTTTATATGGATGCACTGATAACAAGCAAAAGTCACCCAACATTATTTTAATTTTTATTGATGATATGGGTTGGGCTGATTTATCCTGCTTTGGCAATTTGGATGCTCAAACCCCAAACATTGACAAACTTGCATCAAAAGGCATTTGTTTTGATCAGTTTTATGTCAATTCTCCTATATGTTCACCTTCACGTGTAGCCATATCAACCGGCACATATCCACAACGATGGAACATTACTTCATTTCTGGCTGAAAGCAATTATAACAAGCAGCGGGGCCTTGCCAACTGGCTTGATCCGTCAGCACCAATGCTGGCACGCAGTTTAAAAAACGCCGGATACACAACCGGACATTTTGGCAAATGGCACATGGGTGGGCAACGCGATGTTGCAGATGCTCCAACCATTGATCAGTACGGCTTTGATCAATCGCTCACCAATTTCGAAGGGATGGGAGCCAAATTACTTCCTTTAACTAAAGATGAAACAGGTACTGTTGGTAAAATCTGGCAGGATGCTGAGAGATTAGGTACACCATTTACGTGGATGCAAAGATCGGAGATTACGAGTGGTTTTATCAATTCTGCTATCGCATTTATGGATGATGCTTTTAAAAACGATAAACCATTTTATGTGAATATCTGGCCTGATGATGTACACAGTCCCTACTGGCCACCATACGAAGAATACGGAGTAGCAAAAGAAGCCGGAAAAAGAGGATTATATCTGGCAGTACTTGAAGCGATGGACAAACAATTCGGACAACTATTTGATTACATCCAAAGCAACGATGAATTAAAAAACAACACACTTATTTTATTGTGTTCTGATAACGGACCCGAACTGGGTGCTGGTCAGGCTGGCAATCTAAAAGGGTATAAAACTCATTTATACGAAGGAGGCATACGCTCTTCTTTAATTGCCTGGGGACCTTCATTTATTTCAAAAGAAGCTGAAGGTACACGGAATCAATCATCATGTTTCTCGGCCATTGACATAACTCCATCGTTACTGGAGTTTGCTGATGTAGCCAACACTAAGCAAAACTACGATGGCGAAAGTATGATTCAAACCATTCTTGGAAAAAGTAATCAATCACGACAAGCTCCTATCTTTTACAGTCGCCCGCCAGACCGGAAGAACTATTACAACTTTGAAAACCTTCCTGATTTAGCTATGCGCGATGGAGATTGGAAACTTTTATGCGACTATGACGGAAGCAGACCTGAATTATACAACATTGTAAATGATCCATCTGAATCCACAAATCTTGCTGTTGATAATCCTGAGAAAGTTGAACAGATGGCACAAATGGTGGTGAGTTGGTATCGATCCATGCCTGTACTGAATGATACGATTAAATAA
- a CDS encoding family 43 glycosylhydrolase, whose amino-acid sequence MKKLYLCLISLLLSISFYAQNFTNPIYDLADPHIVTYNGFYYATGTSGGNVVLKKSKTIEGLKSSPAVEVFSPAKGGPCCAYWAPELHRLDNKWYIYYTANDINNLSGQRTYVIENSNDDPTSQNWVNKGRIYDSYADYWAIDGTVLTLNDVNYFIWSGVANPSDGDKPQRIYIAEMLNPYTLKPGRTLLSSPDQSWESNGAVNEGPEVIKKSGKVFVVYSANGCWTPDYLLGMVSMDDTEDPLNAAAWTKHSSPVFVKKTSIQVYGPGHHCFFTSPDGTEDWFAYHATTEEGGACDYTRSVRAQQLYWNEDGTPDFREAIPTGLRMKAPSGEPTLPEKSTLANGVYKILARHSGKALDVAGCSQKPGANVHQWDDNGLDCQKWVVQATEGGYYTIVAVAGGLALDISNCSTENGANVGMWQPNAADCHLYSIYQNGDGYYYIVSKRSSKVLEIADGSTQSGANLQQNSSISADYQQFDFVLQGELINPTGGYVSWESYNMPGKFIRHQSSRARMDSYLPDADDSYWKMVPGLAGTGVSFQSKNFPIQYLRYQNGELWLAQDDNSVDFEAEATFNKQPGLANSKMVSFQSFQYTDKYIRHRNNLLYVETISSDLDKADATFQQLGTDDASTGLKDDKTERVSVYPNPTDGVIHFRGLSDQIKHYNVFNIYGKKVKDFDTITNMLDISELPSGLYFVEIISSKGRIIEKILKN is encoded by the coding sequence ATGAAAAAATTATACCTGTGTTTAATATCATTATTACTGAGCATTAGTTTCTATGCACAGAATTTTACCAACCCAATTTATGACTTGGCTGATCCGCATATTGTAACCTACAATGGCTTCTACTATGCCACCGGAACCAGTGGAGGAAATGTGGTTTTAAAGAAATCAAAAACCATAGAAGGACTTAAATCTTCACCTGCTGTTGAAGTATTCTCTCCTGCCAAAGGTGGCCCCTGCTGTGCATATTGGGCGCCGGAGTTACATCGGTTGGATAACAAATGGTATATTTATTATACAGCTAATGATATTAATAATCTCAGTGGCCAAAGAACATATGTTATTGAAAATAGTAACGACGATCCAACCTCTCAGAATTGGGTTAATAAAGGAAGAATATATGATTCATATGCTGATTATTGGGCAATTGATGGAACAGTTCTGACATTGAATGATGTCAATTATTTTATCTGGTCAGGTGTGGCTAATCCATCTGATGGAGATAAACCACAGCGAATATACATTGCTGAGATGCTTAATCCTTATACCCTTAAACCTGGAAGAACATTACTAAGCAGCCCTGATCAATCCTGGGAATCAAACGGTGCTGTAAACGAAGGACCGGAGGTGATTAAGAAAAGTGGTAAAGTGTTTGTTGTATATTCAGCTAATGGTTGCTGGACCCCTGATTATTTGTTAGGAATGGTTTCAATGGATGATACAGAGGATCCATTAAATGCAGCTGCCTGGACTAAACATTCGTCTCCTGTTTTTGTGAAGAAAACGTCAATACAGGTTTATGGACCCGGTCATCATTGTTTTTTTACCTCACCTGATGGAACAGAAGACTGGTTTGCCTATCATGCAACTACTGAAGAAGGAGGTGCCTGCGATTATACCAGATCTGTGAGAGCGCAACAATTATATTGGAACGAGGATGGGACACCGGATTTCAGAGAGGCCATACCTACCGGACTTCGGATGAAAGCTCCTTCAGGCGAACCTACACTTCCTGAAAAGAGCACATTGGCAAATGGAGTTTATAAAATTCTGGCTCGTCATAGTGGTAAAGCTTTGGATGTAGCGGGTTGTTCGCAAAAACCGGGTGCCAATGTACATCAATGGGACGATAATGGATTGGACTGTCAGAAATGGGTTGTACAGGCAACTGAAGGTGGATATTATACAATAGTTGCTGTAGCCGGTGGTTTAGCATTGGATATTAGTAATTGTTCTACTGAAAATGGTGCAAATGTTGGGATGTGGCAACCAAATGCGGCAGATTGTCACTTGTATTCCATCTATCAGAATGGAGATGGGTATTATTATATTGTTTCGAAGAGAAGTAGCAAAGTTCTTGAGATTGCAGATGGATCTACTCAAAGTGGAGCAAATCTTCAGCAAAATAGCTCGATAAGTGCAGATTATCAGCAATTTGATTTTGTGTTGCAAGGTGAGTTGATTAACCCAACAGGTGGTTATGTGTCGTGGGAAAGTTATAATATGCCGGGTAAATTTATTCGTCATCAAAGCTCACGTGCGAGAATGGATAGTTATCTGCCGGATGCTGATGATAGTTACTGGAAAATGGTTCCAGGCTTGGCGGGAACAGGGGTATCGTTTCAATCAAAAAATTTTCCAATACAATATTTAAGATATCAGAATGGCGAATTGTGGTTGGCACAAGATGATAATAGTGTAGATTTTGAAGCAGAAGCTACATTTAATAAACAACCGGGTCTTGCAAACTCAAAGATGGTTTCATTCCAATCTTTTCAGTATACTGACAAATACATCAGACATAGAAACAATTTATTGTATGTTGAAACCATTTCCTCTGATCTTGATAAGGCAGATGCTACCTTTCAACAACTTGGTACAGATGATGCCAGTACCGGGTTAAAAGACGACAAAACAGAAAGAGTGAGTGTGTATCCAAATCCTACTGATGGGGTGATACATTTCAGAGGATTATCTGATCAGATAAAACATTATAACGTATTTAATATTTATGGAAAGAAGGTGAAAGATTTTGATACAATTACTAATATGCTCGATATTTCAGAATTACCTTCCGGCTTGTATTTTGTTGAAATTATATCTTCTAAAGGAAGAATAATAGAAAAAATACTTAAGAATTAG
- a CDS encoding DUF4965 domain-containing protein has translation MKVKRLIKQGSYGFAVLCAFFTSCNVSSTKQESITTELRAPAYPLVTIDPYTSAWSMSDQLFDTPVRHWTGKTHSLIGAIRVDGQVYRFLGKEDIPLKSIVPMADEVAWEGKYTMDEPSKNWINNDFNDKSWKSGVGAFGNAGNQDAKTVWETENIWVRRVVPAIDLSNVTKAYLKYSHDDDFELYLNGKEILNTGNRARDKQIIEIDPSFLSGEGENVFAAHCRDRGGLSYLDFGIYVENDQSQAFAQTAVQNKVELTATQTHYSFTCGPVDLKVKFISPLLPGDLDILSRPVNYVTYDVESKDGQAHEVQVFFEMTPEWAVNQPAQEVEVSKGQFDEISYVKAGTTEQAVLKRKGDNVRIDWGYAYLASHQSETKKMGLGDYFGVKQDFISNGVITSDVESTINRPVKEMTSMYLVDNLGKVQSSSSQGMLMIAYDDVESIQYFGDNLKAWWTNDGAVSFKDAMVAAEKDFSVISDKCSDLDNKIWNEALEAGGKNYADLCVLAFRQSIAAHKLVKDKSGNILFLSKENFSNGSIGTVDVTYPSAPLYLKYNPDLLKGMLNPIFYYSESGKWTKPFAAHDVGTYPLANGQTYGGDMPVEECGNMIVLTAAIANAEGNADYAAAHWDVLTVWADYLLENGLDPENQLCTDDFAGHFAHNVNLSAKAIMGVAGYSRLASMLNKKDVAEKYMTAAKDMAGKWIEMAKDGDHYKLTFDKPGTWSQKYNLVWDKLLGFNLFPQEVIQTEIDYYLTKQNKYGLPLDNRRTYTKSDWIVWTATMANTKEEFQQFIDPLHLFVIETEDRVPMTDWYETPDARHVGFQARSVVGGYYIKLLE, from the coding sequence ATGAAAGTAAAAAGGTTAATAAAACAAGGTTCATATGGCTTTGCTGTATTATGTGCTTTCTTCACCTCGTGTAATGTGAGCTCAACGAAACAGGAGTCAATAACAACCGAGTTAAGGGCACCAGCCTACCCATTGGTTACCATTGACCCGTATACAAGTGCCTGGTCAATGTCTGATCAGTTGTTTGATACTCCGGTACGTCACTGGACAGGTAAAACTCATTCTTTGATTGGAGCAATTAGAGTGGATGGACAGGTTTATCGTTTTCTGGGGAAAGAAGATATACCATTAAAATCTATTGTTCCAATGGCTGATGAAGTGGCATGGGAAGGTAAATATACAATGGACGAACCTTCTAAAAACTGGATTAACAATGATTTTAATGATAAATCGTGGAAATCAGGAGTAGGTGCATTTGGTAACGCTGGTAATCAGGATGCTAAAACTGTTTGGGAAACAGAAAATATCTGGGTGAGAAGAGTTGTTCCTGCTATTGACTTATCCAATGTAACCAAAGCTTACTTAAAATATTCGCACGACGATGATTTTGAATTATATCTAAATGGGAAAGAGATTCTGAACACAGGTAACAGAGCTCGTGACAAACAAATCATTGAGATTGATCCTTCCTTCCTTTCTGGTGAAGGTGAAAATGTATTTGCAGCTCATTGTCGCGACAGAGGTGGTTTGTCCTATCTTGACTTTGGTATTTATGTCGAAAATGATCAATCACAGGCTTTTGCTCAAACAGCAGTACAAAATAAGGTTGAACTAACTGCTACTCAAACACATTATTCATTTACTTGTGGGCCAGTAGATTTAAAGGTAAAATTTATCTCACCATTGTTACCTGGTGATTTAGATATCTTGTCACGTCCGGTTAACTATGTTACCTACGATGTTGAATCTAAAGACGGACAAGCTCACGAAGTACAGGTGTTTTTTGAAATGACACCGGAGTGGGCAGTGAATCAACCTGCGCAAGAGGTAGAGGTTTCAAAAGGTCAGTTTGATGAAATCAGTTATGTGAAAGCTGGTACAACAGAACAAGCTGTTCTAAAACGCAAAGGTGATAACGTGCGTATTGATTGGGGATATGCTTATCTGGCTTCTCACCAATCGGAGACAAAGAAGATGGGATTAGGTGATTATTTTGGCGTTAAGCAGGATTTTATCTCCAATGGTGTAATCACTTCTGATGTTGAGTCAACTATCAATCGTCCGGTTAAAGAAATGACTTCGATGTATTTGGTTGATAACCTCGGTAAGGTTCAATCTTCTTCAAGCCAGGGAATGCTAATGATTGCTTATGATGACGTTGAGTCAATCCAATATTTTGGCGATAACCTTAAAGCATGGTGGACAAATGATGGAGCTGTTTCTTTCAAAGATGCCATGGTTGCTGCCGAAAAGGATTTTTCTGTAATCTCAGATAAATGTAGTGATCTTGATAATAAAATATGGAATGAGGCTTTAGAAGCAGGTGGTAAAAATTATGCCGATTTGTGTGTGCTGGCTTTCCGTCAATCGATTGCTGCACATAAATTAGTAAAAGATAAGAGTGGTAACATATTGTTCCTTTCTAAAGAGAATTTTAGTAATGGTTCAATCGGAACAGTGGATGTTACTTATCCATCAGCACCGCTTTATTTGAAATACAATCCTGATTTATTAAAAGGAATGTTAAACCCAATCTTTTATTACTCTGAAAGTGGAAAGTGGACTAAGCCATTTGCTGCGCACGATGTTGGTACTTATCCGTTAGCCAATGGCCAAACTTATGGTGGTGATATGCCGGTTGAAGAATGTGGTAATATGATTGTATTAACAGCTGCTATTGCTAATGCAGAAGGAAATGCTGACTATGCAGCAGCACATTGGGATGTTTTAACGGTATGGGCTGATTACTTGCTGGAAAATGGATTAGATCCTGAAAACCAGCTTTGTACTGATGATTTTGCCGGTCACTTTGCACATAATGTGAATTTATCAGCTAAGGCAATTATGGGTGTTGCAGGTTATAGTCGTCTTGCTTCTATGTTGAATAAAAAAGATGTAGCTGAAAAATACATGACTGCTGCCAAAGATATGGCTGGTAAATGGATTGAAATGGCTAAAGATGGTGATCATTATAAGCTGACATTTGATAAGCCAGGTACCTGGAGTCAGAAATATAACCTGGTTTGGGATAAACTACTTGGATTTAATCTTTTCCCTCAGGAAGTTATTCAAACAGAGATTGATTATTATCTGACAAAACAGAATAAATATGGTTTGCCATTAGATAACCGTAGAACCTATACTAAATCGGATTGGATTGTTTGGACGGCTACCATGGCAAATACTAAGGAAGAGTTTCAACAGTTTATCGATCCATTGCATTTGTTTGTTATTGAAACCGAGGATCGTGTACCAATGACTGACTGGTATGAAACACCAGATGCCCGCCATGTTGGATTCCAGGCCAGATCGGTAGTAGGTGGATATTATATAAAACTTTTAGAATAG